Sequence from the Anaerobacillus sp. CMMVII genome:
CCTGGTTATTCTAACCACTGGAATTGATTTATTTCGTGGGAAAAGGGCATTATCGCCTTTTTGAGATTAGCCAGGTTTTCTACATATAAAATAGAAGTACAAAAAAAAACGTACTGATAATGTTTAGAATGCTCCGTTTTTGATATGATGAGAATAGATTCGTATATAACAAAATGGAAAGCGTTTTAATGAAAGTAAATGGGATCCTTAGTGAATTCTATTTACAGTTTAGACTTCGAAGTCGAATAATCTGCCAGGGAAAGAGTGAAAAAACACACTCCTTGCTCCTGCGGTTACTCGTCGCAAAAAAGCATCTGCTCCTGCGGTTACTCGTCGCAAAGCTGCTTGGTAGTTTTTTCAGGAAGTAGCCTGTCAGAACATTCACTTGTCGGGTCTAAGCGGGCCGCTTCCACTTTAACATCGAGGTGTAACGTGAAGAAGGAATATCGAGTTAAAAAAAATGACGAAATTTCTCTTATTTTTAAAGATGGGAAATCCGTCGCAAACAGACAATTTGTTTTATATATGCTTGAGAAAAAAGGTCAAGATCATTTTAGACTAGGTGTGTCTGTCAGTAAAAAGCTAGGAAATGCGGTAACCAGAAATAGGATCAAAAGGTTAATGAGAGAATCGGTTTTTCAACTTAGTGAAGATTTAAAACAATCTTACGACTATCTTCTTATTGCAAGAATACCGTGCGTAGAAATGGATTTTCATGAAATGAAAAAAAGTATTTCTCACGTGTTTTATAGAGGGTATGCATTTAAAAAGAAGGGTGAGTAAATCTTGAAGATAATTAAAAGGATTTTAATTGGGATCATTCTTTTTTATCAGAGATATATTTCAAGATTCACACCGCCGACTTGTCGTTTCTACCCAACGTGCTCTCATTATGGTTTAGAAGCAATACAACGTTTTGGTCCAATTAAGGGAAGCTGGTTAACTGTGAAACGTATTTTGAAGTGCCAGCCTTTTCACCCTGGAGGCATTGATTTGGTTCCAGAGAAAAAAGAAGAATAAAGCAATAAATATCATAACTAGACTTGTATTATTACTAGCTTTTGCGTTATCTTTAATGTTAGAAAGATTACGTACTAATTGGTTATCGAATTTGTTGGAGTTCAAGGAGGAAGTAGTAGTGAAGAAAAAGTTAGGGTTAATATTAATGCTACTCGCTTTTGTTCTACTAGCAGTAGGGTGTGGAAATCTTGAGGTCCCTATAACTGCAGAGAATAAAACGGGTATTTGGGAGAATTACTTTGTTTACCCGCTATCTTGGTTAATAATCGAAGTTGCGAATTTCTTTAATGAAAGTTATGGGCTTTCAATTATTTTCGTAACAATTATTATTCGTATTGTATTGTTACCGTTAATGATTAAACAAACA
This genomic interval carries:
- the rnpA gene encoding ribonuclease P protein component — translated: MKKEYRVKKNDEISLIFKDGKSVANRQFVLYMLEKKGQDHFRLGVSVSKKLGNAVTRNRIKRLMRESVFQLSEDLKQSYDYLLIARIPCVEMDFHEMKKSISHVFYRGYAFKKKGE
- the yidD gene encoding membrane protein insertion efficiency factor YidD; the protein is MKRILIGIILFYQRYISRFTPPTCRFYPTCSHYGLEAIQRFGPIKGSWLTVKRILKCQPFHPGGIDLVPEKKEE